The following proteins are co-located in the Helicoverpa armigera isolate CAAS_96S chromosome 23, ASM3070526v1, whole genome shotgun sequence genome:
- the LOC110371403 gene encoding F-box/LRR-repeat protein 7 gives MSSGSCSGPGVCGGARRRPPPPPEPALSLAADLSELSLDQGYHTLADCGPPRRRRDNTLSDALWLKILSYLEVSDLCRMSRVCRRWARLTTRLITRPEAWKKVRAAGPLEIAARCAGARAGPCVSSVREWRSKNCAVTVASAQLLVATFRNLTHLAVTGSSSMDARAMAPLITDLTDLRHIDLTGCPNVDWPDWAWLETRLATRRPPVEYIDLTDCGSVTDAGLCALLHTCPSLQYLYLRRCTLVTDAGVRWIPSYCALKELSVSDCTGVTDFGLYELAKLGPALRYLSVAKCTQVSDSGVRTLARRCYKLRYLNARGCGALGDDGVEAIARGCSRLRALDLGATDVSEAGLQILARCCPNLKKLALRGCELVGDDGLEAVAYYCRGLTQLNIQDTPVTLRGYRAVKKYCKRCVIEHTNPGFC, from the exons ATGTCAAGCGGCAGTTGTTCCGGGCCGGGCGTATGCGggggcgcgcggcggcggccacCCCCTCCCCCGGAGCCCGCGCTATCCCTCGCAGCCGATCTCAGCGAGCTCAGCCTAGACCAGGGCTACCACACCCTAGCTGACTGCGGCCCGCCGAGACGAAGAAGGGATAACACCCTTAGTGATGCACTGTGGTTGAAGATTTTGTCGTACCTTGAG GTATCCGACCTCTGTCGAATGTCCCGTGTCTGCAGACGATGGGCTCGACTAACCACGAGGCTCATCACGAGGCCCGAGGCCTGGAAGAAGGTCAGGGCCGCTGGGCCCCTGGAGATCGCTGCGAGATGCGCGGGAGCAAGGGCGGGCCCCTGCGTCAGTTCTGTGAGAGAGTGGCGCTCGAAAAACTGTGCG GTGACAGTAGCCAGTGCTCAACTGTTGGTGGCTACCTTCAGGAACCTGACGCACCTCGCAGTAACTGGCTCCAGCAGTATGGATGCCAGAGCTATGGCGCCTCTCATCACCGACCTCACGGATTTGAGGCATATAGACCTTACAG GTTGTCCAAACGTGGACTGGCCAGATTGGGCGTGGTTGGAGACACGGCTGGCAACTCGCCGACCCCCAGTGGAGTACATAGACCTGACGGACTGTGGGTCTGTGACGGACGCTGGACTGTGTGCGTTGCTCCACACCTGTCCATCATTGCAGTATTTGTACCTAAGGAGGTGTACTCTAGTCACAG ATGCAGGAGTTCGATGGATACCATCTTACTGCGCGCTGAAAGAGCTCAGTGTGTCCGACTGTACCGGAGTCACGGACTTCGGACTGTACGAGCTGGCCAAACTAGGACCGGCGCTGCGGTACCTTTCTGTTGCTAAGTGTACTCAG GTATCAGACTCTGGTGTCCGAACCCTGGCCCGAAGATGCTACAAGCTGCGGTATCTGAACGCCCGAGGGTGTGGGGCACTTGGAGACGATGGCGTGGAAGCCATAGCCAGGGGGTGTTCCAGGCTCAGGGCATTAGATCTTGGCGCTACTGATGTCTCTGAGGCTGGGTTACAG ATCCTGGCCAGATGCTGTCCAAACCTAAAGAAGCTCGCTCTCCGAGGCTGTGAGTTAGTCGGAGACGATGGTTTAGAAGCTGTAGCATATTACTGCAGAGGATTAACACAGCTCAACATTCAAGATACACCTGTCACGTTGAGAGGTTACAGAGCGGTTAAGAAGTACTGCAAAAGATGTGTTATTGAACACACTAACCCTGGATTTTGCTGA